The Gadus macrocephalus chromosome 13, ASM3116895v1 genome includes a window with the following:
- the LOC132470861 gene encoding uncharacterized protein LOC132470861 — protein MEPDGEAGPPKKSECDAGTFKVPYPYKNPGNKLPLQPTARRAATLYQPWTQSHTSTGRTKAQSLPQHSWAGWAEFHHHLHTGGSSDLPHRHGPSVGHIRDYCPAFVQPGGLLRYPLKLVPITVPEDGERPVMGYRREAPKLRERFSLETFSGRTTPRGDRGPWGRRREQPAGPPPSGVGPTTLTPSFLTPSLPPVEDVKPHEELLYEHLVASGVNHPRAIPSLVSSSSPSSASSPCSSSGYSSQHKFTSFQAERKPIFESSSVPASSSSSSSSPPPSPEPFPWLLPHFAAGSLIELRDGRLKRVEDLQTEDFLLGSLARRGLQLSCCTVQSITSSSSSSSSSSSSPPALSRLLILLHDQNSQELVDVYMEYPFFVRGRGWSSCCPERTARLCGLSCGQLSVGDVCLALTPASPSGPPDPGEVAARRCMPKEQTRSEACPPAQGPDPEEGAVEGE, from the exons ATGGAGCCGGACGGGGAGGCCGGCCCGCCCAAGAAGAGCGAGTGTGACGCGGGGACGTTCAAGGTACCCTACCCTTACAAGAACCCCGGCAACAAGCTCCCTCTGCAGCCCACCGCGCGGCGGGCCGCCACGCTGTACCAGCCCTGGACCCAGAGCCACACGTCCACCGGCCGGACCAAGGCCCAGAGCCTTCCCCAGCACTCCTGGGCGGGCTGGGCCGagttccaccaccacctccacaccggCGGGTCGTCGGACCTTCCCCACCGACACGGGCCCTCCGTGGGCCACATCAGGGACTACTGCCCCGCCTTCGTCCAGCCGGGAGGCCTCCTACGCTACCCGCTGAAGCTGGTTCCCATCACTGTTCCGGAGGACGGCGAGAGGCCCGTGATGGGCTACAGGAGGGAGGCCCCTAAGTTAAGGGAACGGTTCAGCTTAGAGACCTTCTCTGGGCGGACGACCCCCAGGGGAGACAGGGGcccgtgggggaggaggagagagcagccGGCGGGGCCTCCTCCCAGCGGCGTCGGCCCGACCACCCTGACCCCTTCCTTCCTCACCCCGTCCCTCCCGCCTGTGGAGGACGTGAAACCCCACGAGGAGCTGCTGTACGAGCACCTGGTCGCAAGCGGTGTCAATCACCCACGTGCCATTCCGAGTCTTGTTTCTTCTTCATCACCCTCATCAGCGTCATCCCCATGCTCATCCTCTGGTTACAGCTCACAACACAAGTTCACCTCTTTCCAAGCAGAGCGTAAACCGATCTTTGAGTCTTCCTCcgtccctgcctcctcctcctcctcctcctcctcgccaccGCCCTCCCCTGAACCCTTCCCCTGGCTGCTCCCCCACTTCGCCGCCGGCTCGCTGATCGAGCTCCGGGACGGCCGGCTCAAGCGGGTGGAGGACCTCCAGACGGAGGACTTCCTGCTGGGATCCCTGGCCAGACGGGGTCTGCAGCTCAGCTGCTGCACAGTGCAGagcatcacctcctcctcctcctcttcctcctcctcctcctccagccctcctGCCCTCTCGCGCCTCCTCATCCTGCTCCACGACCAGAACTCCCAG GAGTTGGTGGACGTGTATATGGAGTACCCGTTCTTTGTGCGCGGACGAGGTTGGTCGTCCTGCTGCCCAGAACGAACGGCCCGTCTCTGTGGCCTGAGCTGCGGCCAGCTGAGCGTGGGAGACGTCTGCCTGGCTCTCACCCCTGCGTCTCCCAGCGGTCCTCCAGACCCGGGGGAGGTCGCCGCTAGACGGTGTATGCCAAAGGAGCAGACCCGTTCCGAGGCTTGCCCTCCAGCCCAGGGCCCGGACCCTGAGGAGGGGGCAGTGGAGGGTGAGTGA